A section of the Kribbella sp. HUAS MG21 genome encodes:
- a CDS encoding ABC transporter ATP-binding protein, translating to MSGPAIQVERLVFAYPDGRQALFGVDFTVERGERVALLGPNGAGKTTLVLHLNGILGSVAGGTGSGRIQIGGTGLHREHLTEIRRKVGLVFQDPDDQLFMPTVRDDVAFGPANLGLRGAELDERVHEALVQVGMQDHADLAPHHLSFGQRRRVAVATVLAMRPEVLVLDEPSSNLDPAARRELADILAGLDVTLLMITHDLPYALQLCERSLLMDGGRIVADGKTRDLLGDADLMAAHRLELPYGFDPLSVQGPERS from the coding sequence GTGAGCGGTCCCGCGATTCAGGTCGAGCGGCTGGTGTTCGCCTATCCCGACGGGCGGCAGGCCCTGTTCGGCGTGGACTTCACGGTCGAGCGCGGCGAGCGGGTCGCGCTGCTCGGGCCGAACGGCGCCGGCAAGACCACGCTGGTCCTGCATCTGAACGGCATCCTCGGGTCGGTGGCCGGCGGGACCGGGAGCGGCCGGATCCAGATCGGCGGCACCGGCCTGCACCGCGAGCACCTGACCGAGATCCGGCGCAAGGTCGGCCTGGTGTTCCAGGACCCCGACGACCAGCTGTTCATGCCGACGGTCCGCGACGACGTGGCGTTCGGCCCGGCGAACCTGGGGCTGCGCGGCGCGGAGCTCGACGAGCGCGTGCACGAGGCGCTGGTCCAGGTCGGGATGCAGGACCACGCCGACCTGGCGCCGCATCACCTGTCGTTCGGTCAGCGCCGGAGGGTCGCCGTCGCGACGGTGCTCGCGATGCGTCCCGAAGTACTCGTGCTCGACGAGCCGTCCAGCAACCTCGACCCGGCGGCCCGCCGCGAGCTGGCCGACATCCTCGCCGGGCTCGACGTGACGTTGCTGATGATCACCCACGACCTGCCGTACGCGCTGCAGCTGTGCGAGCGGAGCCTGCTGATGGACGGCGGCCGGATCGTCGCCGACGGCAAGACCCGCGACCTGCTGGGCGACGCGGACCTGATGGCCGCACACCGCCTCGAGCTGCCGTACGGGTTCGACCCGCTGTCCGTCCAGGGACCGGAGCGCTCATGA
- a CDS encoding mandelate racemase/muconate lactonizing enzyme family protein: protein MKITGVAVEFTSEPKPHPVRDAIQLLDRNGVTRVRIDTDEGVSGESTTYFGRVESSPAVLAKIVTEQLAPAIVGEDPTLIRGIRQKLQTLTDYQGTAGLSSFGISAIDQALWDLLGKSLDVPVWKLLGAQRTAIPAYAMVGWLELDIAGLERVCGRAMEQGFHGVKMKVGGGPLTEDVRRITAVRNVIGPDAPLMVDANQAFGYAEALRRGRVYEDLDCRWFEEPLPAGDTDGHVRLAEKLDIPIATGENRYGQAAFRDLIARGGVGVVQPDLRRAGGLTDCLEIGLLAAGFGVPYASHGGGAHIHVLAALPNTIYVESGLLPAGVQLTDGCYPLPTGPGLSSWDG, encoded by the coding sequence ATGAAGATCACCGGCGTCGCCGTCGAGTTCACGTCCGAGCCGAAGCCGCACCCGGTCCGGGACGCGATCCAGCTGCTCGACCGCAACGGCGTCACCCGGGTCCGGATCGACACCGACGAGGGCGTGAGCGGCGAGAGTACGACGTACTTCGGTCGCGTCGAGAGCTCGCCGGCCGTGCTGGCCAAGATCGTCACCGAGCAACTCGCGCCGGCGATCGTGGGGGAGGACCCGACCCTGATCCGCGGTATCCGGCAGAAGCTGCAGACGCTCACCGACTACCAGGGGACGGCGGGGCTGTCGTCGTTCGGGATCTCGGCGATCGACCAGGCACTGTGGGACCTGCTGGGCAAGTCCCTGGACGTCCCGGTGTGGAAGCTGCTCGGCGCCCAGCGCACCGCGATTCCGGCGTACGCGATGGTCGGGTGGCTCGAGCTCGACATCGCCGGCCTGGAACGCGTCTGCGGCCGGGCCATGGAGCAGGGCTTCCACGGCGTCAAGATGAAGGTCGGCGGCGGGCCGCTCACCGAGGACGTGCGGCGGATCACCGCGGTCCGGAACGTGATCGGTCCGGACGCGCCGCTGATGGTCGACGCCAACCAGGCCTTCGGGTACGCCGAGGCGCTGCGGCGCGGGCGGGTGTACGAGGACCTGGACTGCCGGTGGTTCGAGGAGCCGTTGCCGGCCGGCGACACCGACGGGCACGTCCGGCTGGCGGAGAAGCTGGACATCCCGATCGCGACCGGCGAGAACCGGTACGGCCAGGCGGCGTTCCGGGACCTGATCGCGCGCGGCGGCGTCGGCGTCGTCCAGCCGGACCTGCGGCGGGCCGGCGGGCTGACGGACTGCCTGGAGATCGGGCTGCTGGCGGCCGGGTTCGGGGTGCCGTACGCGTCGCACGGCGGCGGGGCGCACATCCATGTCCTGGCCGCGCTGCCGAACACGATCTACGTCGAGAGTGGCCTGCTGCCGGCGGGAGTTCAGTTGACCGACGGGTGCTATCCGTTGCCCACGGGACCTGGCCTGTCGTCCTGGGACGGCTAG
- a CDS encoding SGNH/GDSL hydrolase family protein encodes MKSFASLVSVAALGAAMLLSPGVAHAAAPNYVALGDSYASGVGTRSYIDSSGSCQRSTKAYPYIDAGRIGANLTFVACSGARVADVTANQLPSVTSAADIVSVQVGGNDAGFSSVITECAKPSWLGDCTGAIANAQSIINNTLPGRLNNLYSAIRGRAASADVVVVGYPRLFNGTDCNAGTFFSPTEMNRLNATADLLNSKISASASAAGFAFVNPTAKFIGHAVCGSPEWINGLSNPVSESYHPNVTGQVAYADLVQPAL; translated from the coding sequence ATGAAGTCCTTCGCCAGTCTGGTCTCCGTCGCGGCGCTCGGCGCCGCGATGCTGCTGTCTCCCGGGGTCGCCCACGCGGCGGCCCCGAACTACGTCGCCCTCGGTGACTCGTACGCCTCCGGCGTCGGCACCCGCAGCTACATCGACAGCAGCGGCTCCTGTCAGCGCTCCACCAAGGCGTACCCGTACATCGACGCCGGCCGGATCGGCGCGAACCTGACGTTCGTGGCCTGCTCCGGCGCCCGGGTCGCCGACGTCACCGCGAACCAACTGCCGTCGGTGACGAGCGCGGCCGACATCGTCTCGGTCCAGGTCGGCGGGAACGACGCCGGCTTCTCTTCGGTGATCACCGAGTGCGCGAAGCCCTCGTGGCTCGGGGACTGCACCGGCGCGATCGCCAACGCGCAGTCGATCATCAACAACACCCTCCCGGGCCGGCTGAACAACCTGTACTCCGCGATCCGCGGCCGCGCCGCGTCGGCGGACGTCGTGGTGGTCGGGTACCCGCGGCTGTTCAACGGCACCGACTGCAACGCCGGCACCTTCTTCAGCCCGACCGAGATGAACCGGCTGAACGCGACCGCCGACCTGCTGAACTCGAAGATCTCGGCGTCCGCGAGCGCGGCCGGCTTCGCGTTCGTGAACCCGACCGCGAAGTTCATCGGGCACGCGGTGTGCGGCAGCCCGGAGTGGATCAACGGCCTGTCGAACCCGGTCTCGGAGTCGTACCACCCGAACGTCACCGGCCAGGTGGCGTACGCCGACCTGGTCCAGCCCGCCCTCTGA